From a region of the Sander lucioperca isolate FBNREF2018 chromosome 8, SLUC_FBN_1.2, whole genome shotgun sequence genome:
- the med4 gene encoding mediator of RNA polymerase II transcription subunit 4, which translates to MATVVEKSTKERLLSALDDLEVLSRELIEMLALSRTQKLPQPGEDTQILELLVQRDREYQELMETAQQQGEVHQEMQQLEKEVEKRDSDIQQLQKQLKEAEHILATAVYQAKEKLKSIDKARKGSISSEEIIKYAHRISASNAVCAPLNWVPGDPRRPYPTDLEMRSGMLGHMANLPTNGVNGHLPGDALAAGRLPDVLTPHYPWQSSDVSVGMLPPHHGNDFGLEPPGHNKENEDDVEAMSTDSSSSSSDSD; encoded by the exons ATGGCGACGGTGGTAGAGAAATCAACGAAAGAGCGGCTGCTCTCTGCGTTGGATGATTTGGAGGTTTTATCCCG GGAGCTGATCGAGATGTTGGCTCTGTCCCGGACGCAGAAGCTGCCGCAGCCGGGAGAGGACACCCAG ATCCTGGAGCTGCTGGTGCAGAGGGACAGGGAGTACCAGGAGCTGATGGAGACGGCTCAGCAGCAGGGGGAGGTGCACCAGGAGATGCAGCAGCTGGAGAAGGAGGTGGAGAAGAGGGACAGCGACATCCAGCAGCTGCAGAAACAGCTCAAGGAGGCCGAGCACATCCTG gccacggctgtttaccaGGCGAAGGAGAAACTCAAATCTATCGACAAAGCTCGGAAAG GGAGCATCTCTTCAGAGGAAATCATCAAGTACGCTCACAGGATCAGCGCCAGTAACGCCGTGTGTGCGCCGCTCAACTGGGTCCCAG GGGATCCACGCCGGCCGTACCCGACTGACCTGGAGATGCGCAGCGGGATGCTGGGTCACATGGCCAACCTGCCGACCAATGGCGTGAACGGACATCTGCCCGGTGACGCTCTGGCTGCTGGGAGGTTGCCAG aCGTCCTGACGCCTCACTACCCCTGGCAGTCCTCGGACGTCTCCGTGGGGATGCTGCCTCCTCACCACGGCAACGACTTCGGCCTGGAGCCACCAGGTCACAACAAGGAGAACGAGGACGACGTGGAGGCCATGTCGACCGAttcctccagcagcagcagcgactcagactga